The genome window TTTTTTATTTGAGCACACCGAAAGACAAAGTAATAATGGCTTTGAAAATTATTTTGGTCAAAATTAATCTTTCAGATATTTCTTTCGTGCTTGATGTCAAATAAGGAATTCGTCTTGATTGGTTCTCTCAAGCATTGAATTAAGCTGAAGCAATAACAACACGACTCTGTCCTATGGTAGGGAATTTTTAAGGTATTTGTTGGCTTGCTTTAAAAAAAAAGTTTTGAAAGGGGGTGATGTAATGAAGCGACTTGCAATCTTGACTTCTATTATAATAATGATGATGACCATTGGCTGCGCAAGCTACTACAGGATCACCGATCCAGCCACTGGAAAGGACTATTATACGGAAACAGTGGAACGTAAAGGGGGGGCGTCACATTCAAAGACGTCAATACTAGTGAAACTGTCACTTTGCAGTCCTCAGAGGTTCTTGAGATTTCCAAGGACCAATTCAAGGCAAAAGTAGGGACAAAGTAGCGCCACCTGGTTGCCAGAATGGACGCTTGGCGTGTAGAAAGCAGCATATCACCAGACCTCTGGAGGACGGTATAGGGACGGTATAGGGACGCCTATGATATTATGCGTTTTAACCCTATCAACTCAAATCTGTTTTCTTTTTCAATTTTTTCACCTCTTATGGATGAACGACTTACCGCTGATTGGCATATATTCAGCTTTTTTCCAATTTCAATGGTTGTCATGCCGAGCTTTCGATGAGCCCAAAAACATAAAAGACTTCGCGCTTTAACTGTTGGCGGTGATTTCCCGAAAGCCGTTACCTGCTCAATCTCCATGCCCATCACTTCGGCAACCCGCTGTACTACCCGATTGAAATCATAACCTTTGGCTCTTAATTCATATTTCTGCTCAAATTCTTCTTCGGCGGCCTTTAAAACATTTTCAACAAAATCACTGTCACCTAAAATGCGTTCATCTCCCTTAACACGTATGCCTGCTTTGCGAAAATCTTTGAGAACCGACCAGCCGCCTATACTCCTTAATAATCCACCACCGGTAAGATCCGACCGTTTACCTGCGCTTATACCTTTTGCAATAAACGCTCGATACCCTTTTATTGCCAATCTTTTTTTGCCGGAAAACAGTTTATAAACATAATCGATATTCTGCCATTCCTCACTGGCTTTATTCATCAGAACACTGTGACCGCACCACTTATATTTATCCAGGCTTTTCATATCTTCCACAAGACCCGCCCTCAACGGGTTTAAGTGGATATAACGCACCAATTCCTTTAG of Desulfosarcina sp. BuS5 contains these proteins:
- a CDS encoding transposase, whose translation is MARKARIDAPGALHHIIVRGIERKKIFRSDYDRKNFLNRLNNLIPETQTECFAWVLMPNHVHLLLKTGLIPVSVLMSRLLTGYAVWFNKKYSRHGQLFQNRYKSILCQEDIYLKELVRYIHLNPLRAGLVEDMKSLDKYKWCGHSVLMNKASEEWQNIDYVYKLFSGKKRLAIKGYRAFIAKGISAGKRSDLTGGGLLRSIGGWSVLKDFRKAGIRVKGDERILGDSDFVENVLKAAEEEFEQKYELRAKGYDFNRVVQRVAEVMGMEIEQVTAFGKSPPTVKARSLLCFWAHRKLGMTTIEIGKKLNICQSAVSRSSIRGEKIEKENRFELIGLKRIIS